Within the Thiohalobacter sp. IOR34 genome, the region GCTGCAGGACGTAGCGCGCCACCTCCTCGAACAGCGCATCGCCGTGTTCCAGCGAGGAGAACTCCATCTCGTTGCAATACATGGTGAAGTGGGTGCGCTGGTCGTCCAGCACGTCGCCGATCACCTGTACCCCGAAATAGCTCTGCGACTGGCGGAAGGGGCTGATGTTCTGCCGTTCCAGGCGTGGCTGGCTGCCGGCCCGCTGCAGGATCTGGTAATACTCGATGTCGCCGATGCTCGTTTCCTGGTGCTGTTCACGCGCCAGGTGGCTGCGCCGCTGGCGAATCTTCTCCAGGAAGCGCTGGTACTGGGTGAGCAGGGTCAGGGCATCGTGAAAGGCGGCCTGCTGATGGAACAGGGCGCCCATCTCGTCCAGCACATAGACCGTCGCCCGGTTGCCCTGCACCTGATAGAAGAGCTGGATCACGCCAGGCCGGTTGGTCTCGTAGATCAGGGCCAGCGGCGTGTCCCCCAGCGTGCTGCCGTCGATGCGCACCGGGCTGAAGCTGTCCTGGGCCGCGCCGAGATGTGCGAGCAGGGCCTTGTGGCTGCTCAGCCGGGTATAGCGGGGCACCTCGTTCTCGCTCTGCAGCACGTAGTACTCGTGGCCGACCGGCAGCACGTAGCGGGCCGTGTCGCGCCACTCGTTGTGATAGAACCAGTCGATGACGTTGCGGAACACCTCCTCCACCCGATGGGCGATGGCCGCACCGCGGGTGGACGAGAAGCTGAAGGCGGAGACCGCCATGGGGGGGCTGGCGGAGGACAGCGGTGACCAGGCCAGGTAGTCGCAGAGGCAGTCGAGCAGGGCGTCGCGGCCACTGTAGCGGAAGGTCAGCACCTCCTGCCAGCTGGTGACCAGGATCATCTCGAAGTCCAGGGCCAGGTTCTCCCAGCGGCCGCCATAGCTGAGGGCATCGGTGCGGTTGCTGACCAGCTGCATGCCGTTGCGGGTCAGCTTGGCCAGGGGGTCGATGCCGAGGTTGATGAACAGGGCGTTCTCACGCACCCGGGCCGGTTCCGCCAGTTCCGCCATCTCCGGTTCCGCGAGACTGCCATTGGGGAAGATGTCTTCCAGGCATTCCATCACCGAGCGCAGCTCCCAGGTGCTCAGGCTGCAGTCTTCCGGCTGCAGGCGGATCATCGAGCCGTGGGGATGGACGATGCGGTTGAAGTGGCACCAGGCGAGGATCTCCAGCAGATTGGGCGTCCGCTTCAGCGGTCGCTGGCCGCGGGTCTCGGCGGGGGGCACGTCACCGCGGTACAGCACCCAGCCTTCCTGCCCCTGGTTGCGTACCTGGTGCAGTGACAGGCGTTCCTCCAGCAGGTCGTCGGAGATGCCGGGGTTGATGATGTCCACCTTGCCGGCCTTGCGCTCGAAGGCGACGTACAGGCGCCGGCCGAGCAGATTGAGCTCCGCCGGGTCGATGGCATGCTGCCTGGCGTGCTGGCGGGCGAAGTCGGACAAGGCACGGTAGCTCTGGCTGAGGGCATCGATCAGGGACTGCCTCTCCTCCAGTACCCGCTGTATCTTCCAGCTCTGGCGGGCGTCGAGCATCAGCAGGTGCGCCTGGCTCCAACCCCAGTCCTGCACCAGCTCGCGCATCACCTCGCGTCGCCAGCTGATGGTGCCACGCCGGTCGGGGCGGCTCATGCGCTCATGGATCTTGAAATAGAAACAGCGCCGGGCCAGTTCCAGGCGTTCCAGCTCGCCGTTCTCCAGCAGGTATTCCTCGACCCGTGTCACCAGCTGGATGTAGGGGTCCATCTCGTCCAGGTTGCTGTCGCCCCCGTAGACCCGCTGCT harbors:
- a CDS encoding class I adenylate cyclase produces the protein MLTQASDSPPLEMDGVQLRAVKRRFLAINNDRLKRVQISVRERQKDFLDLLPLLFHINHPMLPGYISSKTPAGICDYTPSERSIEAGKRLSKSFTYSRRAVRQYNIHALYLMGSSGTIAYSPNSDFDIWVCVRPDLDEAGLQALARKAEGIETWAATIGLEVHFFLMNDEAFRAGEVSSLSQESSGTAQHHLLLDEFYRTGLLIAGRYPIWWLVPPEYETCYEEYVHELKRRRFVGPHDTVDFGGIGRMPAGEFFGAALWQLYKGVSSPYKSVLKILLMEAYAGEYPQVQTLGLRYKQRVYGGDSNLDEMDPYIQLVTRVEEYLLENGELERLELARRCFYFKIHERMSRPDRRGTISWRREVMRELVQDWGWSQAHLLMLDARQSWKIQRVLEERQSLIDALSQSYRALSDFARQHARQHAIDPAELNLLGRRLYVAFERKAGKVDIINPGISDDLLEERLSLHQVRNQGQEGWVLYRGDVPPAETRGQRPLKRTPNLLEILAWCHFNRIVHPHGSMIRLQPEDCSLSTWELRSVMECLEDIFPNGSLAEPEMAELAEPARVRENALFINLGIDPLAKLTRNGMQLVSNRTDALSYGGRWENLALDFEMILVTSWQEVLTFRYSGRDALLDCLCDYLAWSPLSSASPPMAVSAFSFSSTRGAAIAHRVEEVFRNVIDWFYHNEWRDTARYVLPVGHEYYVLQSENEVPRYTRLSSHKALLAHLGAAQDSFSPVRIDGSTLGDTPLALIYETNRPGVIQLFYQVQGNRATVYVLDEMGALFHQQAAFHDALTLLTQYQRFLEKIRQRRSHLAREQHQETSIGDIEYYQILQRAGSQPRLERQNISPFRQSQSYFGVQVIGDVLDDQRTHFTMYCNEMEFSSLEHGDALFEEVARYVLQQRSSGQAYPIYITDIDLAQNLLGGEAAQGLQTVHFLNYKKRIEQRLNEALNRL